One stretch of Bosea vaviloviae DNA includes these proteins:
- a CDS encoding ABC transporter permease translates to MFKADDLAIFPIDSWIQQGVSWVALNLRPLFLAIKWPVEGLLSLNDTVLHAIPFPVFVVGFALLAWRLATPGIAAFSAISLVVVAMLGVWNEAMTTLSLISTAIVFCAVIGIPMGIWCASSDRVWNVVRPILDIMQTTPSFVYLVPVVMLFGVGTVPGEVAVVTAAAPPLIRFTNLGIRMVEHEIVEAGLAFGADKRQLLFEIQLPLAIPTILGGLNQTVLTAMVLSVVVAMIGAEGLGLVVLQGLGRLDVGRAAVGGIAIVLLAMVLDRVTQKLAEPRRGGAARISLFATVMRLFKGGRPEEPTATAIAAKQAL, encoded by the coding sequence ATGTTTAAGGCCGACGATCTTGCCATTTTCCCGATCGACAGCTGGATCCAGCAGGGCGTCAGCTGGGTCGCGCTCAATCTGCGCCCCCTCTTCCTCGCCATCAAATGGCCGGTCGAGGGCCTGCTCAGCCTGAACGACACGGTGCTGCACGCCATTCCGTTCCCGGTCTTCGTCGTCGGCTTCGCGCTGCTGGCATGGCGCCTGGCGACACCTGGCATCGCGGCCTTCAGCGCGATATCGCTCGTCGTGGTCGCGATGCTCGGCGTCTGGAACGAGGCGATGACGACGCTCTCGCTGATCTCGACCGCGATCGTGTTCTGCGCCGTCATCGGCATTCCGATGGGGATCTGGTGCGCGAGCAGCGACCGTGTCTGGAACGTGGTGCGGCCGATCCTCGACATCATGCAGACGACGCCGAGCTTCGTCTATCTGGTGCCGGTCGTCATGCTGTTCGGCGTCGGCACCGTGCCGGGCGAAGTCGCCGTCGTCACGGCCGCGGCGCCGCCGCTGATCCGCTTCACCAATCTCGGCATCCGCATGGTCGAGCACGAGATCGTCGAGGCCGGCCTCGCCTTCGGCGCCGACAAGCGCCAGCTCCTGTTCGAGATCCAGCTCCCCCTGGCCATTCCGACCATCCTCGGCGGCCTCAACCAGACGGTGCTTACCGCGATGGTGCTCTCGGTCGTCGTCGCGATGATCGGCGCCGAGGGGTTGGGCCTCGTCGTCCTCCAGGGCCTGGGCCGTCTCGATGTCGGCCGCGCGGCGGTCGGCGGCATCGCCATCGTGCTGCTGGCGATGGTGCTCGACCGTGTCACGCAGAAGCTGGCCGAACCCAGGCGCGGCGGCGCGGCGCGGATCTCGCTGTTCGCCACGGTGATGCGCCTGTTCAAGGGCGGTCGCCCGGAAGAACCGACGGCAACCGCGATAGCGGCAAAGCAAGCGCTCTAA
- a CDS encoding aldehyde dehydrogenase: MKTTVKTLEGSRQDLFIDGRFVAPKSGVYLPSYDPTTAEPWYAFAQGDAADVDAAVRSARAALVNPAWRRLTQTDRGKLVRRLAELVLENADELAMIECRDNGKLLKEMRAQMRAIPDSYLYFAGMADKLQGDTIPVNKLDTLNFNLCEPIGVVGMIIPWNSPLMMLTGTLAPCLAIGNTIVVKPSEHATASTLALAELVIEAGIPPGVVNVVTGDGTTTGDALTRHPGIAKYVFTGSTFTGRKIAGNAAENLVPCQMELGGKSPHVIFSDVDIDKAVNGVVSGVFAAAGQTCVAGSRCFVEQPIYDRFVEALVARTQRIKVGHPQVEDTDIGPLALSAQLAKVEDYVASGVREGAKIAAGGRKPQDGELARGWYFEPTVMTEASNTMRFMREEIFGPVVGVVPFKSEEEMIALANDTEYGLASGIWTQNIDRAMRFARNIEAGTVWINTYRSAAYMSANGGMKNSGYGRRGGFEVMREFSRLKNVVIDYSGAMQDPFVIRLR; the protein is encoded by the coding sequence ATGAAGACCACGGTCAAAACCCTCGAAGGCTCGCGCCAGGATCTCTTCATCGACGGCCGCTTCGTCGCACCCAAGAGCGGCGTCTACCTGCCCTCCTATGATCCGACGACCGCCGAGCCCTGGTACGCCTTCGCGCAAGGCGACGCCGCCGATGTCGATGCCGCCGTGCGCTCGGCGCGCGCTGCGCTGGTCAACCCCGCCTGGCGGCGCCTGACGCAGACCGACCGCGGCAAGCTGGTGCGCCGTCTCGCCGAGCTCGTGCTCGAGAACGCCGACGAGCTGGCGATGATCGAGTGCCGCGACAACGGCAAGCTGCTCAAGGAGATGCGCGCCCAGATGCGCGCGATCCCGGACTCCTATCTCTATTTCGCGGGGATGGCCGACAAGCTCCAGGGCGACACGATCCCGGTCAACAAGCTCGACACCCTGAACTTCAACCTGTGCGAGCCGATCGGTGTCGTCGGGATGATCATCCCGTGGAACTCGCCATTGATGATGCTGACGGGCACGCTGGCGCCCTGCCTCGCCATCGGCAACACCATCGTGGTGAAGCCCTCCGAGCATGCGACTGCCTCGACACTGGCGCTGGCCGAACTCGTCATCGAGGCCGGCATTCCGCCCGGAGTCGTCAATGTCGTCACCGGCGACGGCACGACCACGGGCGACGCGCTGACGCGCCATCCCGGCATCGCGAAATACGTCTTCACCGGCTCGACCTTCACCGGCCGCAAGATCGCCGGCAATGCCGCCGAAAACCTGGTTCCCTGCCAGATGGAGCTGGGCGGCAAATCGCCCCACGTCATCTTCTCCGATGTCGACATCGACAAGGCGGTGAACGGCGTCGTTTCCGGCGTCTTCGCCGCGGCCGGGCAAACCTGCGTCGCCGGTTCGCGCTGCTTCGTCGAGCAGCCGATCTATGACCGCTTCGTCGAGGCGCTGGTCGCGCGCACCCAGCGCATCAAGGTCGGCCACCCGCAGGTCGAGGATACCGACATCGGGCCGCTGGCGCTCTCGGCGCAGCTCGCCAAGGTCGAGGATTATGTCGCCTCCGGTGTGCGGGAGGGCGCGAAGATCGCTGCCGGCGGGCGCAAGCCGCAGGACGGCGAACTGGCGCGCGGCTGGTATTTCGAGCCGACGGTGATGACCGAGGCGAGCAACACCATGCGCTTCATGCGCGAGGAGATCTTCGGGCCAGTGGTCGGCGTCGTGCCGTTCAAGAGCGAGGAGGAGATGATCGCTCTCGCCAACGACACCGAATACGGCCTGGCGTCCGGCATCTGGACCCAAAACATCGACCGCGCGATGCGCTTCGCCCGCAACATCGAGGCGGGCACGGTCTGGATCAACACCTACCGCTCCGCCGCCTACATGTCCGCCAATGGCGGCATGAAGAACAGCGGCTATGGCCGCCGCGGCGGCTTCGAGGTCATGCGCGAGTTCTCGCGCTTGAAGAACGTCGTGATCGACTACTCGGGCGCCATGCAGGACCCGTTCGTGATCCGCCTGCGCTGA
- a CDS encoding alpha/beta fold hydrolase, with amino-acid sequence MGTAVQVARAPQEHGSTSLRIGDVSLNYRLQGSGTPLVCIHGVGSYLEAWEGVAERLADQFRILTFDLRGHGRSSKVGGRYEIDDFVGDALALADHAGFETFHLAGFSLGGLVAQRMALTHLARLRRLVLLATVAGRTEEERERVALRLAALQAGDRGSHYDASLSRWLTEAFQARNPDLIATLRQRNAENDPDCYAAAYRVLAQTDFGGLLDQIRMPALIATGEEDAGSNPRMARYMHERISGSQLHILPGLRHSILTEAPEQVAALMRGFLGSSAGDAQ; translated from the coding sequence ATGGGCACTGCGGTACAAGTGGCGCGCGCGCCACAGGAGCATGGCTCGACGAGCCTGAGGATCGGCGACGTCAGCTTGAACTATCGCCTGCAGGGCAGCGGCACGCCGCTTGTCTGCATTCATGGCGTCGGCTCCTATCTGGAAGCCTGGGAGGGCGTGGCCGAGCGCCTGGCCGACCAGTTCCGCATTCTCACCTTCGACCTGCGCGGCCATGGCCGCTCGTCCAAGGTAGGCGGGCGCTACGAGATCGACGATTTCGTCGGCGATGCGCTGGCGCTGGCCGACCATGCCGGTTTTGAGACCTTCCATCTCGCCGGCTTCTCGCTCGGTGGGCTGGTCGCGCAGCGCATGGCGCTGACGCATCTGGCGCGGCTCAGGCGGCTCGTGCTGCTGGCGACCGTGGCGGGCCGCACCGAGGAGGAGCGCGAGCGCGTCGCCCTGCGTCTCGCAGCCCTGCAGGCCGGCGATCGCGGTTCGCATTACGACGCATCGCTGTCGCGCTGGCTGACCGAAGCCTTCCAGGCGCGCAATCCGGACCTCATTGCGACGCTGCGGCAGCGCAACGCCGAGAACGACCCCGACTGCTACGCCGCCGCCTATCGCGTGCTGGCGCAGACCGATTTCGGTGGTTTGCTCGACCAGATCCGCATGCCGGCCCTGATCGCGACGGGGGAGGAGGATGCCGGCTCCAACCCGCGCATGGCGCGCTACATGCACGAGCGCATCAGCGGCTCGCAACTGCACATCCTGCCCGGCCTGCGTCACTCGATCCTGACCGAGGCCCCCGAGCAGGTGGCCGCGCTGATGCGCGGATTTCTAGGCAGCAGCGCCGGAGATGCACAATGA
- a CDS encoding LLM class flavin-dependent oxidoreductase, giving the protein MKFAVSISMERFSPQDSMSDAVANMRALAKIADEGGFETLWTAEHHTIECTVSPNPFTVLTWLGQHTDRIRLGTATLVAPYWSPIRLAGEAALCDHLTGGRLEFGIARGAYQYEFDRMAGGIPQQEGVAFMKELVPAVQKLWAGDYAHDGHYWKFPLATSVPKPLQQPHPSIWVAARDPGTFDWAVGIGANILSTPLSSPPAEVGVLGEKFRKAVADHPERPRPRLMMQRRTCVYDRQEDWEVAVRHSVDYGRYFENLMQNIGTVTNGFPEAVPFEAVANRANYNPQAVRDNLMFGTPDEVIRKLQLYEDAGVDQYCLGLSFNLPFEMQVKTLRLFIDEVMPHFAAREQERAAVPRFAAAGY; this is encoded by the coding sequence ATGAAATTTGCCGTTTCGATCAGCATGGAGCGTTTCTCGCCCCAGGATTCGATGTCGGACGCGGTCGCCAACATGCGCGCACTCGCAAAGATCGCCGATGAAGGTGGCTTCGAGACGCTCTGGACCGCCGAGCATCACACCATCGAGTGCACGGTCTCGCCCAACCCTTTCACGGTGCTGACCTGGCTCGGCCAGCACACCGACCGGATCAGGCTCGGCACGGCGACGCTGGTCGCCCCCTACTGGTCGCCGATCCGGCTGGCCGGCGAGGCCGCGCTCTGCGACCACCTGACCGGCGGCAGGCTCGAATTCGGCATCGCGCGCGGCGCCTATCAATACGAGTTCGATCGCATGGCCGGCGGCATTCCCCAGCAAGAGGGCGTCGCCTTCATGAAGGAACTGGTGCCGGCAGTGCAGAAGCTCTGGGCCGGCGACTATGCCCATGACGGGCATTATTGGAAGTTCCCGCTTGCGACCTCGGTGCCCAAGCCGCTCCAGCAGCCGCATCCCAGCATCTGGGTGGCGGCGCGCGATCCCGGCACTTTCGACTGGGCGGTCGGCATCGGCGCCAACATCCTGTCGACGCCGCTCTCCTCGCCTCCAGCCGAGGTCGGCGTGCTCGGCGAAAAGTTCCGCAAGGCCGTGGCCGACCATCCCGAGCGGCCGCGGCCGCGCCTGATGATGCAGCGCCGGACCTGCGTCTATGACCGGCAGGAGGACTGGGAGGTCGCGGTGCGGCATTCCGTCGATTACGGGCGCTATTTCGAGAACCTGATGCAGAATATCGGCACCGTGACCAACGGCTTCCCCGAGGCTGTGCCGTTCGAGGCCGTCGCCAACCGCGCCAACTACAATCCGCAGGCGGTCCGCGACAACCTGATGTTCGGCACGCCGGACGAGGTCATCAGGAAGCTTCAGCTCTATGAGGATGCGGGCGTCGACCAGTACTGCCTCGGCCTGTCCTTCAATCTGCCCTTCGAAATGCAGGTGAAGACGCTGCGGCTGTTCATCGACGAGGTGATGCCGCATTTCGCCGCCCGCGAGCAGGAGCGCGCCGCGGTACCCCGCTTCGCCGCAGCCGGGTATTGA
- a CDS encoding NIPSNAP family protein, with amino-acid sequence MIVEERVYRIRNGRMGRYLALVRDEGLAIQQPILGHLIGYFTTEIGLLSHVTHLWAYADFEDRVRRRQQLADDPRWQAFLPRLSENIEQAENRILLPTDFSPLR; translated from the coding sequence ATGATTGTCGAGGAACGGGTCTATCGTATCCGCAATGGGCGGATGGGGCGCTATCTCGCGCTTGTGAGGGATGAAGGCCTGGCGATCCAGCAGCCCATTCTCGGTCATCTGATCGGCTATTTCACCACCGAGATCGGCCTGCTCAGCCATGTCACCCATCTCTGGGCCTATGCCGATTTCGAGGATCGGGTGCGACGGCGCCAGCAACTGGCTGACGATCCACGCTGGCAAGCCTTCCTGCCGCGACTGTCTGAGAACATCGAGCAGGCGGAAAACCGCATCCTGTTGCCGACTGATTTTTCGCCGCTTCGGTGA
- a CDS encoding amino acid synthesis family protein: MDFGLRKISTFVEETFIEGGKATDRPVRMVIVAAVLRNPWAGQGFVENLRPEILRIAPHLGTELTKRLVALMPAEQVEAYGKAAAVGTNGEIEHASALIHTLRFGNMFRDAVKGTAYLSFTNTRNAPGALLSLPMIHKSETGKRSHFLTANFQVPDAPAADEVLVAIGACDNSRAHPRLADRFQDMDEMKRELENA; this comes from the coding sequence ATGGATTTCGGCTTGCGCAAGATCTCGACCTTCGTCGAGGAAACCTTCATCGAGGGCGGCAAGGCCACCGATCGGCCGGTCCGCATGGTCATCGTCGCCGCCGTGCTGCGCAACCCCTGGGCGGGCCAGGGTTTCGTCGAGAACCTGCGGCCCGAAATCCTGCGCATCGCGCCCCATCTCGGCACCGAACTGACCAAGCGCCTCGTCGCACTGATGCCGGCCGAACAGGTCGAGGCTTACGGCAAGGCCGCGGCGGTCGGCACCAACGGCGAGATCGAGCACGCCTCGGCGCTGATTCACACGCTGCGCTTCGGCAACATGTTTCGCGATGCCGTCAAAGGCACGGCCTATCTGAGCTTTACCAACACGCGCAATGCGCCCGGCGCGCTGCTTTCGCTGCCGATGATCCACAAGAGCGAAACCGGCAAGCGCTCGCATTTCCTGACGGCGAATTTCCAGGTTCCGGATGCGCCGGCCGCCGACGAGGTCCTGGTCGCAATCGGAGCCTGCGACAACAGCCGGGCCCATCCGCGCCTCGCCGATCGCTTCCAGGACATGGACGAGATGAAGCGGGAGCTGGAGAACGCCTGA
- a CDS encoding aminotransferase, with amino-acid sequence MTIDVAAIGALDRASVLHPFTQLKDFASGKLGAPTIVETGKGIRIQDATGRSYIDGFAGLYCVNIGYGRTEVAEAISRQAHRLAYYHSYAAHTTDELAILSDRLVRMAPGQMSKVFYGMSGSDANETQAKLVWYYNNLRGQPRKKKIISRLRGYHGCSVVSGSMTGMSFYHDHMDLPFPGILHTGAPHHYWGAQAGETEIEFSKRLADELEGLILSEGPETVGAFIGEPVLGTGGITPPPEGYWHEIQLVLRKYDVLLIADEVITGFGRVGTPFGSHLYGIEPDLITVAKGLTSGYFPLSAAIVGEKVYKVLEDGADRVGAFSHGYTYSGHPIGAAAANAVLDIVEREDLAGKARDVGGYFQDRLKAAFAQLPIVGEVRGVGMLGALEFVADRAAKTRFDAGLKVGARISKAARDRGLIARAMPHGDILGFAPPLVTTKDEIDEIVGIAEQAVRQVMDELAREKVKLA; translated from the coding sequence ATGACGATCGATGTCGCAGCCATCGGTGCGCTGGATCGCGCCAGCGTCCTGCACCCCTTCACCCAGCTCAAGGATTTTGCCAGCGGCAAGCTCGGCGCGCCGACCATCGTCGAAACCGGGAAAGGCATCCGCATTCAGGATGCGACCGGCCGCAGCTATATCGACGGCTTCGCCGGGCTCTACTGCGTCAATATCGGCTATGGCCGGACCGAGGTGGCCGAGGCGATCTCGCGGCAGGCCCACCGGCTCGCCTATTATCACAGCTACGCCGCCCACACGACCGATGAGCTCGCCATCCTCTCCGACCGCCTCGTCAGGATGGCTCCGGGACAGATGAGCAAGGTCTTCTACGGGATGTCCGGCTCGGACGCGAACGAGACCCAGGCCAAGCTGGTCTGGTATTACAACAACCTGCGCGGCCAGCCGCGGAAGAAGAAGATCATCTCGCGGCTGCGCGGCTATCACGGCTGCAGCGTCGTTTCCGGCTCGATGACCGGGATGAGCTTCTACCATGATCATATGGATCTGCCCTTCCCCGGCATTCTGCACACCGGCGCACCGCATCATTATTGGGGGGCTCAAGCCGGCGAGACCGAGATCGAGTTCTCGAAGCGCCTTGCGGACGAGCTCGAAGGCCTGATCCTGAGCGAGGGTCCCGAGACTGTCGGCGCCTTCATCGGTGAGCCGGTACTGGGCACGGGCGGCATCACCCCGCCGCCTGAGGGCTACTGGCACGAGATCCAGCTGGTGCTGCGCAAATACGACGTGCTCTTGATCGCCGACGAGGTCATCACCGGCTTTGGTCGCGTCGGCACACCCTTCGGCTCGCATCTCTATGGCATCGAGCCGGACCTGATCACTGTCGCGAAAGGCCTGACCTCGGGCTATTTCCCGCTCTCGGCCGCGATCGTCGGAGAAAAAGTCTACAAGGTTCTGGAGGACGGCGCGGACCGTGTCGGGGCCTTCTCGCACGGCTATACCTATTCCGGGCATCCGATCGGCGCCGCCGCAGCCAATGCCGTGCTCGACATCGTCGAGCGCGAGGATCTGGCGGGTAAGGCGCGCGATGTCGGCGGCTATTTCCAGGACCGGCTGAAAGCCGCCTTCGCGCAATTGCCGATCGTCGGCGAGGTGCGCGGCGTCGGCATGCTGGGCGCGCTTGAATTCGTCGCCGACCGCGCGGCCAAGACCCGCTTCGATGCGGGCCTCAAGGTCGGGGCGCGCATCTCCAAGGCCGCTCGCGATCGCGGCCTGATCGCGCGCGCGATGCCCCATGGCGATATTCTCGGCTTCGCCCCACCGCTTGTGACGACGAAGGACGAGATCGACGAAATCGTCGGCATCGCCGAGCAAGCGGTGCGTCAGGTCATGGACGAGCTGGCCCGCGAGAAGGTCAAGCTGGCCTGA
- a CDS encoding quaternary amine ABC transporter ATP-binding protein, protein MTERLQIQNLYKIFSAAPEAALQILANGGDKNTVFDKLGAVVGLNNVSLSVPEGAMYMVMGLSGSGKSTLARCINRLNEPSAGKILLDGRDIVPLKEEELREVRRTRISMVFQHFALLPNKRVIENVEFGLKLRGASPADRRRRADEVLSVVGLARWGYHFPHELSGGMRQRVGLARALATDADILIMDEAFSALDPLIRTEMQDELLRLQRTLNKTILFITHDFQEALKLGTRIAIMSEGELVREGTPQSIVLEPGSDYVAAFTREIDRARLFDARSVMREAAPILRSESGILVGGAEAGDPGFVLDGEGRILGALDGAALGHARQSGEIGTPSSDYVSVPENAKLIEVARSYRNGAPMAVIDEDGRLVGTLGVGELLSRMSSTSPKTASAGDRHV, encoded by the coding sequence ATGACCGAGCGACTGCAGATTCAGAATCTGTACAAGATCTTCTCGGCGGCGCCGGAAGCGGCGCTGCAGATCCTCGCGAATGGCGGGGACAAGAACACCGTGTTCGACAAGCTCGGCGCTGTCGTCGGGCTCAACAATGTCTCGCTCAGCGTGCCTGAAGGCGCCATGTATATGGTCATGGGGCTGTCTGGCTCCGGCAAGTCGACGCTGGCGCGCTGCATCAACCGGCTGAACGAGCCGAGCGCCGGCAAGATCCTGCTCGACGGCCGCGATATCGTTCCCCTGAAGGAAGAGGAACTGCGCGAGGTTCGCCGTACGCGCATCTCGATGGTCTTCCAGCATTTTGCGCTCCTGCCGAATAAGCGCGTCATCGAGAATGTCGAATTCGGGCTGAAGCTGCGTGGCGCCTCGCCGGCGGATCGCCGCCGCCGTGCCGACGAGGTGCTGAGCGTCGTCGGGCTTGCGCGCTGGGGCTACCATTTCCCTCATGAGCTGAGCGGCGGCATGCGCCAGCGCGTCGGCCTTGCCCGCGCGCTCGCGACCGATGCCGATATCCTGATCATGGACGAGGCCTTCAGTGCGCTCGACCCGCTGATCCGCACCGAGATGCAGGACGAATTGCTGCGCCTGCAGCGCACGCTGAACAAGACCATCCTGTTCATTACCCATGACTTCCAGGAGGCGCTCAAGCTCGGCACGCGCATCGCGATCATGTCCGAAGGCGAGCTGGTTCGCGAGGGCACCCCGCAATCGATCGTGCTGGAGCCGGGCAGCGATTATGTCGCGGCCTTCACCCGCGAGATCGACCGGGCCCGGCTTTTTGATGCCCGCTCCGTCATGCGCGAAGCGGCCCCGATCCTGCGCTCCGAGAGCGGCATCCTGGTGGGCGGCGCGGAGGCCGGCGATCCCGGTTTCGTTCTCGATGGAGAGGGCAGGATCCTCGGCGCGCTCGACGGCGCGGCGCTGGGCCATGCTCGCCAGAGCGGCGAAATCGGCACGCCGAGCAGCGATTACGTCAGCGTCCCGGAGAACGCCAAGCTCATCGAGGTCGCGCGCAGCTATCGCAACGGCGCGCCGATGGCGGTCATCGACGAGGATGGCAGGCTCGTCGGGACCCTGGGCGTCGGCGAGCTCCTGTCCCGCATGTCCTCGACCTCTCCCAAAACCGCCTCAGCCGGAGATCGCCATGTTTAA
- a CDS encoding flavin reductase, translating to MLAKTVNTQAVDTQNAVDPVALRRALGTFVTGVTVITTHDAEGLPRGMTANSFTSVSLDPPLLLVCVGRGAHSFAAFNACSSFAVNLLHEGQTDVSNLFASKAANKFDTISYDRVHTGSPILTDCLSWFDCTVHRRVDAGDHTVLIGEVQAFGTSPSAPLGFCRGRYANIKDPLPPGWLASHGMIVGYLIEADGHLLLRSDGKGGWVLPTAMRRIADNELKLDGGDALTLVPDDTFLYSVFDVSDGDPGYLIYRARLAQDVSSAPLSAGLKFFPIDQLPYDHIPTREISAMLRRYVRESASKRFGIYMDSNDGGRLAMVGEAQPWAPNPQS from the coding sequence ATGCTGGCCAAGACCGTAAACACACAAGCCGTAGACACTCAAAATGCCGTCGACCCGGTCGCGCTGCGCCGCGCCCTGGGGACATTCGTGACCGGTGTGACCGTCATCACGACCCATGACGCGGAGGGCCTGCCACGCGGCATGACCGCCAATTCCTTCACGTCGGTTTCGCTCGATCCGCCGTTGCTGCTGGTCTGCGTCGGCCGGGGCGCCCACAGCTTCGCGGCCTTCAACGCCTGCTCCTCCTTTGCGGTCAACCTGCTGCATGAGGGGCAGACGGACGTCTCCAACCTGTTCGCTTCGAAGGCCGCCAACAAGTTCGATACGATCAGCTACGATCGCGTCCATACGGGATCGCCGATCCTGACAGATTGCCTGTCCTGGTTCGACTGTACGGTTCATCGCCGCGTCGATGCCGGCGACCACACCGTGCTGATCGGCGAGGTGCAGGCCTTCGGCACCAGCCCGTCCGCGCCGCTCGGCTTCTGCCGGGGCCGCTATGCCAACATCAAGGATCCGCTGCCGCCGGGATGGCTCGCCTCGCATGGCATGATCGTGGGCTATCTCATCGAGGCCGACGGGCATCTGCTGCTGCGCTCAGACGGCAAGGGAGGCTGGGTGCTGCCCACGGCGATGCGCCGGATCGCCGATAACGAACTCAAGCTCGACGGCGGCGACGCGCTGACGCTGGTTCCCGACGACACCTTTCTCTACTCGGTCTTCGACGTCTCCGACGGCGACCCCGGATACCTGATCTACCGCGCCCGCCTCGCACAGGACGTCAGCTCGGCGCCCCTCTCGGCGGGGCTGAAATTCTTCCCCATAGACCAGCTTCCCTACGACCATATTCCGACGCGCGAGATCAGCGCGATGCTGCGCCGTTATGTGCGCGAAAGCGCCAGCAAGCGCTTCGGGATCTACATGGATTCCAACGATGGCGGGCGTCTCGCCATGGTCGGCGAGGCCCAGCCCTGGGCGCCCAATCCGCAATCCTGA
- a CDS encoding helix-turn-helix domain-containing protein — translation MADQASQMRSLRDVASRINSDGDLETILRDLIHAACEHGGWTLGSVMAIDAAHGEAHVMVRHDPTLLRRPLENRWELATSPALIALQRNEPVYIRDARASDEFPGYRREAFERDYRTVLVLPMSCADAENRPMVLNVVSRGITEVSPDDLAFMSMIVHLGGIAVEREHRIRAERQAAEQLQKALQTQTTLLQEVLSGGSTSALAAMLADLLPAPVLVVDFSGNALVASRSPTPVHFDDTAWQRAIDTSLGSQIITAARDAVAAQRNEPRGLRLDDGERQLQLMARIEPLNVDGQAVGALVIFPTAQAAGDLERLLLDSVKFALSVQMMRSVIRFRFETRTLTELFFEIIERRWRDADDVLLRGRRLGLALGAPARMVVVDFPDMPSLPADISVDCHHAVTRLARQLNVPASVVAIGGGLVCLLPHDEDDDQERIGRLARRMVETLRHSFNREPIVVLGGVCDGLDTYPKEWERCWRMIRIARAFGRTGTLSASDFGPMPMLIGAAESADVRSFVDSSIGIVVAHDRKHDTPYLETLAAYLREGCRAQACADAMGLHVTTLRYRLARIQDLFGIDPETPDRRFAIELAIRLHGVIENGSATAG, via the coding sequence ATGGCGGACCAGGCATCGCAGATGCGTTCGTTGCGGGATGTCGCAAGCCGGATCAATTCCGACGGCGATCTCGAAACGATCCTGCGCGACCTCATCCATGCCGCCTGCGAGCATGGCGGCTGGACGCTGGGGTCGGTCATGGCGATCGACGCCGCCCATGGCGAGGCGCATGTCATGGTGCGGCATGACCCGACGCTGCTGCGCCGGCCGCTCGAGAACCGCTGGGAGCTGGCGACGAGCCCGGCCCTGATCGCACTGCAACGCAACGAGCCGGTCTATATCCGCGACGCTCGCGCCTCCGACGAGTTTCCGGGCTATCGACGCGAGGCCTTCGAGCGCGACTACCGCACGGTGCTCGTACTGCCGATGAGCTGCGCCGATGCCGAAAACCGGCCGATGGTGCTGAACGTCGTCTCGCGCGGCATCACCGAGGTCTCGCCGGATGACCTCGCCTTCATGAGCATGATCGTCCATCTCGGTGGGATCGCGGTCGAGCGCGAGCATCGGATCAGGGCCGAACGCCAGGCGGCCGAGCAGTTGCAGAAGGCGCTGCAGACGCAGACGACACTGCTTCAGGAGGTTTTGTCCGGCGGGTCGACCTCGGCGCTAGCGGCGATGTTGGCAGATCTGTTGCCGGCCCCCGTGCTGGTCGTCGATTTCTCCGGCAATGCGCTGGTCGCCAGCCGGTCGCCGACACCGGTTCATTTCGACGACACGGCCTGGCAGCGGGCGATCGACACCAGCCTTGGCAGCCAGATCATCACAGCGGCGCGGGACGCCGTCGCGGCGCAGCGCAACGAACCGCGGGGCTTACGGCTCGATGACGGCGAACGGCAGCTGCAGCTCATGGCCAGGATCGAGCCCCTGAATGTCGATGGGCAGGCTGTCGGCGCGCTCGTGATCTTCCCAACTGCGCAGGCTGCCGGCGATCTCGAACGGCTCCTGCTCGACAGCGTGAAGTTCGCCCTCAGCGTCCAGATGATGCGCAGCGTCATCCGTTTCCGCTTCGAGACGCGGACATTGACCGAGCTGTTCTTCGAGATCATCGAGCGCCGCTGGCGCGATGCCGACGATGTCCTTCTGCGCGGCCGGCGGCTGGGCCTCGCCCTCGGCGCGCCGGCGCGCATGGTGGTCGTCGATTTTCCGGACATGCCGTCCCTGCCGGCCGACATCAGCGTCGATTGCCACCATGCGGTAACGCGGCTGGCACGCCAACTGAACGTTCCCGCAAGCGTCGTCGCCATCGGCGGCGGGCTGGTCTGCCTCCTGCCGCATGACGAGGACGACGACCAGGAGCGGATCGGACGCCTGGCGCGCCGCATGGTCGAGACGCTGCGGCACAGCTTCAACCGGGAGCCGATCGTCGTGCTCGGCGGCGTCTGCGATGGTCTCGACACCTATCCCAAGGAATGGGAGCGCTGCTGGCGGATGATCCGCATCGCGCGCGCTTTCGGCCGCACGGGGACCCTTTCGGCCTCGGATTTCGGCCCGATGCCGATGCTGATCGGCGCGGCGGAATCGGCCGATGTGCGCAGCTTCGTCGACAGCAGCATCGGCATCGTGGTCGCGCATGATCGCAAGCACGACACGCCCTATCTGGAAACGCTCGCCGCCTATCTGCGCGAGGGCTGCCGTGCCCAGGCCTGCGCCGATGCGATGGGGCTGCATGTGACGACGCTGCGCTACAGGCTGGCGCGCATTCAGGACCTGTTTGGCATCGATCCCGAGACGCCCGACCGCCGTTTCGCGATCGAACTCGCCATCCGGCTGCATGGCGTTATCGAGAATGGAAGCGCCACGGCCGGTTGA